Proteins co-encoded in one Diaminobutyricimonas sp. LJ205 genomic window:
- a CDS encoding type 1 glutamine amidotransferase, with translation MTALNIVHLYPRELGINGDVGNVIALRYRAGARGIPATVHAVGIGDPLPDDVDLVHIGSGPVSGQEAVHADLMERSGRLLELAASGAPFLGIAAGWQLLGQDVELADGSHVQGVGIFPSRVKLGVIRSVGEIVLRTRAGIVTGFENHSAVTTLQDGADSFGEVLYGKGNTPSAEQNRVEGVRTGASIGTSLHGPVLPMNPLIADELLLAALRVRQPGAELSDAQSLRELDDRAAKSREAIMQRRGVRAD, from the coding sequence GTGACCGCCCTGAACATCGTGCACCTGTACCCGCGCGAGCTGGGCATCAACGGCGACGTCGGCAATGTGATCGCGCTACGTTACCGGGCCGGCGCCCGCGGGATTCCCGCGACCGTCCATGCCGTTGGGATCGGCGATCCGCTGCCCGACGACGTCGATCTCGTGCACATCGGCAGCGGCCCGGTATCGGGTCAGGAGGCCGTGCACGCGGACCTGATGGAACGTTCCGGGCGCCTGCTCGAGCTTGCGGCATCCGGCGCTCCGTTCCTCGGCATCGCCGCCGGCTGGCAGCTGCTCGGCCAGGACGTCGAGCTCGCTGACGGTAGCCACGTGCAGGGTGTCGGCATCTTCCCCAGCCGGGTGAAGCTCGGCGTCATCCGCAGCGTCGGCGAGATCGTGCTGCGGACGCGTGCCGGCATTGTCACCGGATTCGAGAATCACTCGGCTGTGACGACCTTGCAGGACGGCGCCGACTCATTCGGTGAGGTGCTCTACGGCAAGGGCAACACCCCATCGGCTGAGCAGAACCGGGTCGAGGGCGTGCGGACCGGTGCGAGCATCGGCACGTCGTTGCACGGGCCGGTGCTGCCGATGAACCCGCTGATCGCCGATGAGCTTTTGCTCGCGGCGCTGCGGGTACGGCAGCCTGGCGCTGAGCTGTCCGACGCGCAGAGCCTGCGCGAACTGGATGACCGGGCCGCCAAATCCCGTGAGGCGATCATGCAGCGGCGCGGCGTCCGCGCGGACTAG
- a CDS encoding MurT ligase domain-containing protein, giving the protein MRYRIAVLLGRLARKVLRLRGGGSAVPGRVVLAIAPRFLERALSKLPLGVMFVSGSNGKSTTTNMLTAMLREHGYDVFTNPSGGNLPQGIASAMLATVPTDGYMRGDVGVIEVDEAYGVALAKSLKPRGVLLLNVQVDQLNRFFEPARVVEMLRTMATAGRDLVVLNANDDSLRKVGAGLPATDGRRITWFGVSADLIEQSPNGLANVADPDAAVAPAPMPRVRVTGLDNRQATLEIDGARALVPIPARGLHYAVDTAAAVAAVLEMVGDRFSIDAVQRAMSSLRTVYGRGELLTVGGEDIEIIMMKNPPSLQLNLDYLVEAPEQLLIAVDEGTPDPSWVYGTDLSRIDHVDVVTGTKAWQIATRLGYSDIPVGQVQPDLKSALTAFLALPKPRTGIKTMIVNYEQMMLIRKQLGFLDLEGGDQ; this is encoded by the coding sequence TTGCGCTACCGGATTGCCGTCCTGCTCGGCCGCCTCGCCCGCAAGGTGTTGCGCCTGCGCGGGGGAGGGTCTGCAGTTCCGGGCCGGGTCGTTCTCGCGATCGCGCCACGGTTCCTGGAACGTGCGCTCTCCAAGCTGCCGCTCGGCGTGATGTTCGTGTCGGGGTCGAACGGTAAGTCGACCACGACGAACATGCTGACAGCGATGCTTCGCGAGCATGGCTACGACGTGTTCACGAACCCGTCCGGGGGAAACCTGCCGCAGGGGATCGCCTCGGCGATGCTGGCAACGGTTCCGACCGACGGCTACATGCGTGGGGATGTCGGCGTGATCGAGGTCGACGAGGCCTACGGTGTTGCCCTCGCCAAGTCGCTGAAGCCGCGCGGCGTGCTGCTGCTGAACGTCCAGGTCGACCAGCTCAACCGCTTCTTCGAACCGGCCCGCGTCGTTGAGATGCTGCGGACCATGGCCACCGCCGGCCGCGACCTCGTCGTCCTGAACGCCAATGACGACAGCCTGCGCAAGGTCGGTGCCGGGCTGCCGGCAACGGATGGCCGACGGATCACCTGGTTCGGGGTGTCCGCGGATCTGATTGAACAGTCACCGAATGGGTTGGCCAACGTGGCCGACCCGGACGCTGCGGTGGCGCCGGCACCCATGCCTCGCGTTCGCGTCACCGGGCTGGACAACCGGCAGGCGACCCTGGAGATCGACGGAGCGCGAGCGCTCGTACCGATTCCCGCTCGTGGCCTGCACTACGCCGTCGACACTGCGGCCGCGGTGGCCGCGGTGCTCGAGATGGTCGGCGACCGGTTCAGCATCGACGCGGTGCAGCGGGCGATGAGTTCGCTGCGCACTGTCTACGGTCGCGGCGAACTGCTCACCGTCGGTGGTGAGGACATCGAGATCATCATGATGAAGAACCCGCCGAGCTTGCAGCTGAACCTCGACTACCTCGTTGAGGCGCCGGAGCAACTGCTGATTGCGGTAGACGAGGGAACCCCCGATCCGTCCTGGGTGTACGGCACAGACCTGTCCCGCATCGATCACGTCGACGTGGTGACCGGCACGAAGGCTTGGCAAATCGCCACCCGGCTCGGCTACTCGGACATTCCGGTCGGTCAGGTTCAGCCTGACCTGAAGAGCGCGCTCACCGCGTTCCTCGCCCTGCCGAAGCCGAGGACCGGGATCAAGACGATGATCGTCAACTACGAACAGATGATGCTCATCCGCAAGCAGCTCGGCTTCCTCGATCTGGAAGGCGGCGACCAGTGA
- a CDS encoding RNA polymerase sigma factor: protein MARTKPAAAEAAEEAKDETAPAKKPAAKKPAAKKPAATKASPAKATRGSKKAAETDEPEEALEPVEVIDEAAAEAAPTEEVADDEHDDKSTGKDEALPTGALVLSMADDEDEVPVYSAAITGATADPVKDYLKQIGKVALLNAAEEVDLAMRIEAGLFAEDKLANTPGLSKELQRELQWVARDGQRAKSHLLGANLRLVVSLAKRYTGRGMQFLDLIQEGNLGLIRAVEKFDYTKGFKFSTYATWWIRQAITRAMADQARTIRIPVHMVEVINKLARVQRQMLQDLGREPTPEELSRELDMTPEKVVEVQKYGREPISLHTPLGEDGDSEFGDLIEDTEAVVPADAVGFTMLQKQLESLLDSLSEREAGVIRMRFGLGDGMPKTLDQIGDTFGVTRERIRQIESKTMAKLRHPSRSQSLRDYLE from the coding sequence ATGGCAAGGACAAAGCCTGCGGCTGCTGAAGCGGCCGAAGAAGCCAAGGACGAAACGGCTCCGGCCAAGAAGCCCGCGGCTAAGAAGCCTGCAGCCAAGAAGCCCGCTGCGACGAAGGCGTCGCCGGCGAAGGCCACTCGTGGTTCGAAGAAGGCCGCAGAAACAGACGAGCCCGAGGAAGCCCTTGAGCCCGTCGAAGTTATCGATGAGGCTGCAGCTGAGGCGGCTCCGACTGAAGAAGTCGCCGACGACGAGCACGACGACAAGTCGACCGGCAAAGACGAGGCACTGCCCACCGGCGCCCTCGTACTGTCGATGGCCGATGACGAGGACGAGGTCCCGGTCTACTCGGCCGCCATCACCGGCGCCACGGCAGATCCGGTCAAGGACTACCTCAAGCAGATCGGTAAGGTCGCGCTGCTGAACGCCGCCGAAGAGGTGGATCTCGCGATGCGGATCGAGGCCGGCCTGTTCGCCGAGGACAAGCTCGCGAACACCCCAGGGCTCAGCAAGGAACTGCAGCGTGAACTGCAGTGGGTCGCCCGCGACGGTCAGCGGGCCAAGAGCCACCTGCTCGGCGCGAACCTGCGTCTCGTGGTCAGCCTCGCCAAGCGTTACACCGGTCGTGGCATGCAGTTCCTGGACCTGATCCAGGAGGGAAACCTCGGCCTGATCCGCGCGGTGGAGAAGTTCGACTACACCAAGGGCTTCAAGTTCTCGACCTACGCCACCTGGTGGATCCGTCAGGCGATCACCCGCGCAATGGCCGACCAGGCCCGCACCATCCGTATCCCGGTGCACATGGTCGAGGTCATCAACAAGCTTGCTCGCGTCCAGCGGCAGATGCTGCAGGACCTCGGACGTGAGCCAACGCCCGAAGAGTTGTCGCGCGAACTCGACATGACCCCTGAGAAGGTCGTCGAGGTGCAGAAGTACGGTCGCGAGCCGATCTCGCTGCACACTCCGCTGGGTGAAGACGGTGACAGCGAGTTCGGTGACCTGATTGAGGACACCGAAGCGGTCGTCCCCGCCGACGCCGTGGGCTTCACCATGCTGCAGAAGCAGCTGGAGAGCCTGCTCGACTCCCTCTCCGAGCGTGAGGCCGGAGTCATCCGGATGCGATTCGGCCTGGGCGATGGCATGCCGAAGACGCTCGACCAGATCGGCGACACCTTTGGTGTGACCCGTGAGCGGATAAGGCAGATCGAGTCGAAGACAATGGCCAAGCTGCGCCACCCGTCCCGCTCGCAGTCGCTGCGCGACTACCTCGAGTAG
- a CDS encoding nitrate/nitrite transporter translates to MNSARSWLIFAVGTFTYLVAVMQRSSLGVSGVEATERFDVSAAQMSTLAVVQLIMYAALQIPIGVAVDRVGAKSLLLTGSVLMVTGQVVLAFAPTFALAIVGRVLVGSGDAMIFISVMRLLASWFTGRALPQVSQWLGTVGQFGQLLSAVPLSWLLREWGWTPAYLWAGSLSALCVVLVILLISNGVNDQAAERLTWRATLKHLREALARPGTQLGFWSHFVTQSPGTVFALLWGFPFLSVGLGYGPGAAASLLSLIVLGGAVVGPIMGVLTARYPMRRSNIVIAAVVPMGLAWAAVLLWPGEPPLWLIIVLIVVNGAGGPGSIIGFDFARTFNPTRSLGSANGVVNVGGFTASFTMMFLIGVILDVLDRANGGTGNPAELYSLDHFRIAFSVQFLVVGLGMVFLFRARARTRRGMKEEGIEPGPLWVALLRRLRGPGR, encoded by the coding sequence GTGAATTCCGCGCGCTCATGGCTCATCTTCGCCGTGGGCACGTTCACCTACCTGGTTGCTGTCATGCAACGCAGTTCGCTTGGCGTTTCCGGCGTCGAAGCGACCGAGCGGTTCGATGTCTCTGCCGCACAGATGTCGACGCTCGCGGTTGTGCAGCTGATCATGTACGCGGCGCTGCAGATCCCGATCGGCGTCGCCGTAGATCGCGTGGGCGCCAAGTCGCTGCTGCTGACCGGGTCGGTGTTGATGGTCACCGGACAGGTGGTCCTCGCCTTCGCCCCGACATTCGCACTCGCGATCGTCGGCCGCGTGCTCGTCGGCAGCGGCGACGCGATGATCTTCATCTCGGTGATGCGGTTGCTCGCCTCCTGGTTCACCGGACGCGCGCTTCCGCAGGTTTCCCAGTGGCTCGGCACCGTCGGCCAATTCGGCCAACTGCTCTCAGCCGTGCCGTTGTCATGGTTGTTGCGGGAGTGGGGATGGACGCCCGCCTACCTGTGGGCCGGGTCACTGTCGGCGCTCTGCGTCGTACTGGTCATCCTGCTGATCAGTAACGGGGTGAATGACCAGGCGGCCGAGAGGCTGACCTGGCGGGCGACCCTGAAGCATCTGCGGGAGGCGCTCGCGCGGCCGGGCACGCAGTTGGGATTCTGGTCGCACTTCGTGACGCAGTCTCCCGGCACCGTTTTCGCACTGTTGTGGGGCTTTCCATTCCTCTCGGTCGGGCTCGGCTACGGTCCTGGGGCCGCTGCCTCGTTGCTCAGCCTCATTGTCTTGGGCGGCGCGGTGGTGGGACCGATCATGGGCGTGCTCACCGCGCGGTACCCCATGCGGCGCAGCAACATCGTCATTGCCGCTGTCGTGCCAATGGGTCTCGCCTGGGCGGCCGTACTGCTGTGGCCGGGGGAGCCGCCGCTCTGGCTCATCATCGTGCTCATAGTCGTCAACGGCGCGGGCGGGCCCGGCTCCATCATCGGCTTCGACTTCGCCCGCACCTTCAATCCGACGCGCAGCCTGGGCTCTGCCAACGGCGTGGTCAACGTCGGGGGCTTCACCGCGAGCTTCACGATGATGTTCCTCATCGGCGTGATCCTCGACGTCCTCGACCGCGCGAACGGGGGCACAGGGAACCCGGCCGAGCTGTACTCGCTGGACCACTTCCGAATCGCCTTCTCGGTGCAGTTCCTTGTCGTCGGGCTGGGAATGGTCTTCCTATTCCGAGCGCGCGCTCGGACGCGGAGGGGTATGAAGGAAGAGGGAATAGAACCTGGTCCTCTGTGGGTTGCACTCTTGAGACGATTGCGCGGACCAGGCCGCTGA